The following proteins are co-located in the Cupriavidus pauculus genome:
- a CDS encoding M20 aminoacylase family protein — MKLIPEILQAQAEIRTIRRDIHAHPELCFEEQRTADVVAQNLESWGIEVHRGLGTTGLVGVIRNGSSKRAIGLRADMDALPLQEANTFGHRSQHAGKMHACGHDGHTAMLLGAARYLAEHRNFDGTVHLIFQPAEEGGGGAREMIKDGLFERFPCDAVFGMHNWPGMPVGSFGTTAGPLMASSNEFRITVRGKGAHAAMPHNGCDPVFTGAQIVSALQGIITRNKRPIDTAVISVTQFHAGDATNIVPNEAWLGGTVRTFTVEVLDLIERRMEEVARAVAQAFDCTIDFEFRRNYPPTINSAAEAAFAVEIARELVGAENVDGNVEPTMGAEDFSFMLQEKPGCYLFIGNGEGGHREAGHGMGPCMLHNPSYDFNDELLPVGSTFFVKLVEKWLAPA, encoded by the coding sequence ATGAAGCTCATTCCCGAAATCCTGCAGGCGCAAGCCGAAATCCGCACCATCCGACGCGACATCCACGCGCATCCCGAACTGTGTTTCGAGGAGCAGCGCACCGCCGATGTGGTGGCGCAGAACCTGGAATCGTGGGGCATCGAGGTCCATCGCGGACTCGGCACGACCGGCCTGGTCGGCGTGATTCGCAACGGCAGCAGCAAGCGGGCCATCGGCCTGCGCGCCGACATGGACGCGCTGCCGCTGCAGGAAGCCAACACCTTCGGCCATCGGTCGCAGCACGCCGGCAAGATGCACGCGTGCGGCCACGACGGCCACACCGCGATGCTGCTGGGCGCCGCGCGCTACCTGGCCGAGCACCGCAACTTCGACGGCACCGTGCACCTGATTTTCCAGCCGGCCGAGGAAGGCGGCGGCGGCGCGCGCGAGATGATCAAGGACGGCCTGTTCGAGCGATTTCCGTGCGACGCCGTGTTTGGCATGCACAACTGGCCCGGCATGCCGGTGGGGTCGTTCGGCACGACGGCCGGCCCGCTGATGGCATCGAGCAACGAATTCCGCATCACCGTGCGCGGCAAGGGCGCCCACGCCGCGATGCCGCACAATGGCTGCGACCCGGTGTTCACGGGCGCGCAGATCGTGTCGGCACTGCAGGGCATCATCACGCGCAACAAGCGGCCGATCGACACGGCCGTGATCTCGGTCACCCAGTTCCACGCCGGCGACGCGACGAACATCGTTCCGAACGAAGCCTGGCTGGGCGGCACCGTGCGCACGTTCACCGTGGAGGTGCTGGACCTGATCGAGCGGCGCATGGAAGAGGTTGCCCGGGCCGTGGCGCAGGCCTTCGATTGCACCATCGACTTCGAATTCCGCCGCAACTACCCGCCGACCATCAACAGCGCGGCCGAGGCGGCCTTTGCGGTGGAGATTGCCCGCGAGCTGGTGGGCGCGGAGAACGTCGACGGCAACGTCGAGCCGACCATGGGCGCCGAGGATTTCTCGTTCATGCTGCAGGAAAAGCCGGGCTGCTACCTGTTCATCGGCAACGGCGAAGGCGGGCACCGCGAGGCCGGCCACGGCATGGGTCCCTGCATGCTGCACAACCCGAGCTACGACTTCAACGACGAACTGCTGCCGGTGGGCTCGACGTTCTTCGTCAAGCTGGTGGAGAAGTGGCTGGCGCCAGCCTGA
- a CDS encoding ABC transporter substrate-binding protein, producing the protein MSLRHVKKAVGKAVGMALLTGALGFGLAAQAQAADLKIAMSSPPTSMDPHFYNLFSNINVSEHVFESLIKLDPDSKVVPGLAESWKLVNNLTWEFKLRRGVKWHDGTELTTEDVAWSLDRPATIVNSPGKFDVYTKAIINKKIIDKYTIQLTTNQPYPLMLNDLTSVFMVQKKATQGLSSDDFAQGKGMIGTGPFKFVSYARDDRVELVRNPDYWGAKPAWDKVTLRFIPNPATRLAALLSGDVQAIENVPTPDLPKVRNDPKLSFFSKISHRVIYLYFDVKRDKSPFVTTKEGQPMDKNPLKDARVRIAISTAINRQGIKDRLMEGLSEPTNNLVPPTLFGHNPQLKTLKYDPEAAKKMLADAGYPNGFGLTLHTPNNRYVNDEKIAQTIAQNLTRIGINTKVEGMPMATYSSKAIKREWSFGLVGWGAQTGEVSSPLRALVACEDAKKGFGTTNWGEYCNPKMDAVLEKALATVDDTERSKLLQEATAIVVLDGGIIPVHHQVTTWATQKGITYVPRTDERTYAHLFKPAQ; encoded by the coding sequence ATGTCCCTTCGTCACGTCAAGAAGGCTGTCGGCAAGGCCGTCGGTATGGCCCTGCTGACCGGCGCCCTCGGCTTCGGCCTGGCCGCACAGGCCCAGGCGGCCGATCTGAAGATCGCCATGAGTTCGCCGCCGACCTCAATGGATCCGCATTTCTATAACCTCTTCTCGAACATCAACGTGTCCGAGCACGTGTTCGAATCGCTGATCAAGCTCGATCCGGACAGCAAGGTCGTACCCGGCCTGGCCGAGTCCTGGAAGCTGGTGAACAACCTCACGTGGGAATTCAAGCTGCGCCGCGGCGTGAAGTGGCACGACGGCACCGAACTGACCACCGAGGACGTCGCCTGGTCGCTGGACCGCCCGGCCACGATCGTCAACAGCCCCGGCAAGTTCGACGTCTACACCAAGGCGATCATCAACAAGAAGATCATCGACAAGTACACGATCCAGCTCACCACCAACCAGCCGTACCCGTTGATGCTGAACGACCTGACGTCGGTGTTCATGGTCCAGAAGAAAGCCACGCAGGGCCTGTCCTCCGACGACTTCGCGCAGGGCAAGGGCATGATCGGCACCGGCCCGTTCAAGTTCGTCAGCTACGCGCGCGACGACCGGGTGGAACTGGTGCGCAACCCCGACTACTGGGGCGCCAAGCCGGCCTGGGACAAGGTGACGCTGCGCTTCATCCCGAACCCGGCCACGCGGCTGGCGGCGCTGCTGTCCGGCGACGTGCAGGCCATCGAGAACGTGCCGACGCCCGACCTGCCCAAGGTGCGCAACGACCCGAAGCTGTCGTTCTTCTCCAAGATCTCGCACCGCGTGATCTACCTGTACTTCGACGTCAAGCGCGACAAGTCGCCGTTCGTGACGACGAAGGAAGGCCAGCCGATGGACAAGAACCCGCTGAAGGACGCGCGCGTGCGCATCGCCATCAGCACGGCCATCAACCGCCAGGGCATCAAGGACCGGCTGATGGAAGGGCTGTCGGAGCCGACCAACAACCTCGTGCCACCCACGCTGTTCGGCCACAACCCGCAGCTCAAGACGCTCAAGTACGACCCGGAGGCGGCCAAGAAGATGCTGGCCGACGCGGGCTACCCCAACGGCTTCGGGCTGACGCTCCACACGCCGAACAACCGCTACGTCAACGATGAGAAGATTGCCCAGACCATCGCCCAGAACCTGACGCGGATCGGCATCAACACCAAGGTGGAAGGCATGCCGATGGCCACCTACTCGTCGAAGGCGATCAAGCGAGAGTGGTCGTTCGGCCTGGTCGGCTGGGGCGCCCAGACCGGCGAGGTCAGCTCGCCGCTGCGCGCGCTGGTGGCCTGCGAGGACGCCAAGAAGGGCTTCGGCACGACCAACTGGGGCGAGTACTGCAATCCGAAGATGGACGCGGTGCTGGAAAAGGCGCTGGCGACGGTGGACGACACCGAGCGCTCCAAGCTGCTGCAGGAGGCCACGGCCATTGTCGTGCTGGACGGCGGCATCATCCCGGTCCACCATCAGGTGACCACGTGGGCCACGCAGAAGGGCATCACGTACGTGCCGCGTACCGACGAGCGCACCTACGCGCACCTGTTCAAGCCGGCCCAGTAA
- a CDS encoding ABC transporter permease, with the protein MLVFIIRRLMQSVVVLLVMSLLVFLGVFAIGNPIDILISPQADQEDIKRTIAALGLDKPLWEQYGIFLQNALHGNLGISFAHGTPALRLIFERMPATLELAICAILLAIVLGIPLGLWAGLRPNGVAGKTIMTVSILGFSLPTFWVGLMLIMVFAVQLGWLPSNGRGETVRVLGVPLSFLTVDGIRHLILPAVTLSLLNIAMVIRLTRAGTQEAMLQDYVKFARAKGLSNTRIVGVHVLKNILIPIVTVIALQFGSIIAFAIVTESIFAWPGMGKLIIDSIQLLDRPVIVAYLMVIVTLFILINLLVDIVYSLLDPRVRIADNKG; encoded by the coding sequence ATGCTGGTCTTCATCATCCGGCGACTGATGCAGAGCGTGGTCGTGCTGCTGGTCATGTCGCTGCTCGTCTTTCTTGGCGTTTTTGCGATCGGGAACCCGATCGACATCCTGATCAGCCCGCAGGCCGACCAGGAGGACATCAAACGCACCATCGCCGCCCTCGGCCTGGACAAACCGCTATGGGAGCAGTACGGGATCTTCCTGCAGAACGCCCTGCACGGAAACCTGGGTATTTCGTTCGCCCATGGCACGCCGGCGCTGCGGCTTATTTTCGAACGCATGCCGGCCACGCTGGAACTGGCGATCTGCGCCATCCTGCTGGCCATCGTGCTCGGCATCCCGCTGGGGCTGTGGGCCGGGCTGCGGCCCAACGGCGTGGCGGGCAAGACCATCATGACGGTGTCGATCCTGGGCTTCTCGCTGCCCACGTTCTGGGTCGGGCTGATGCTGATCATGGTCTTCGCGGTGCAGCTTGGCTGGCTGCCGTCGAACGGGCGCGGCGAGACGGTCCGCGTGCTCGGCGTGCCGCTGAGCTTCCTGACCGTGGACGGCATCCGCCACCTGATCCTGCCGGCCGTGACGCTGTCGCTGCTGAACATCGCCATGGTGATCCGGCTCACGCGCGCCGGCACCCAGGAGGCGATGCTGCAGGACTACGTGAAGTTCGCGCGCGCCAAGGGGCTGTCGAACACGCGCATCGTCGGCGTCCACGTTCTCAAGAATATTCTGATCCCGATCGTGACCGTGATCGCGCTCCAGTTTGGCTCGATCATCGCGTTCGCCATCGTCACGGAGTCGATCTTCGCGTGGCCCGGCATGGGCAAGCTGATCATCGACTCGATCCAGTTGCTGGACCGCCCCGTCATCGTCGCCTACCTGATGGTGATCGTGACGCTGTTCATCCTGATCAACCTGCTGGTGGACATCGTCTACAGCCTGCTCGATCCGCGCGTGCGCATCGCCGACAACAAGGGGTAA
- a CDS encoding ABC transporter permease, protein MSTSTLPEPAPAQAPRAVKEETPRRRFARQFFASKLAVLGLATLVLIVLIAILAPFLAPQNPYDLATLDVLDARLAPGEQSGTGMTFVMGSDEQGRDMLSAVMYGLRISVGVGVVSTVIALLLGATLGLLAGFLGGRTEAFIMRVADLQLSFPPILLALILLAFLRPGIGNIVIALVAVQWAYYARTTRSAALVERRKEYIEAATCLGLPPRRIMFRHLLPNCLPPLIVIAALQVASAITLEATLSFLGLGVPVTEPSLGMLIANGQQYMLSGKYWISFFPGIALVITIVAMNLVADQLRDVLNPRLQTQ, encoded by the coding sequence ATGAGCACTTCGACCCTCCCCGAGCCGGCACCGGCCCAGGCGCCCCGCGCCGTCAAGGAAGAGACCCCGCGGCGCCGCTTTGCGCGGCAGTTCTTTGCCAGCAAGCTGGCCGTGCTGGGGCTGGCCACGCTGGTGCTGATCGTGCTGATCGCGATCCTGGCGCCGTTCCTGGCCCCGCAGAACCCGTACGACCTGGCCACGCTGGACGTGCTCGACGCCCGGCTGGCCCCGGGCGAGCAGTCCGGCACCGGCATGACGTTCGTGATGGGGTCCGACGAGCAGGGCCGCGACATGCTGTCGGCCGTGATGTACGGGCTGCGCATCAGCGTCGGCGTGGGCGTGGTCAGCACCGTGATCGCGCTGCTGCTGGGCGCCACGCTCGGGCTGCTGGCCGGCTTCCTGGGCGGCCGCACCGAGGCGTTCATCATGCGCGTGGCCGACCTGCAGCTCTCGTTCCCGCCGATCCTGCTGGCGCTGATCCTGCTGGCGTTCCTGCGGCCGGGCATCGGCAACATCGTGATCGCGCTGGTGGCCGTGCAGTGGGCGTACTACGCGCGCACCACGCGCAGCGCGGCGCTGGTGGAGCGGCGCAAGGAATACATTGAGGCCGCCACCTGCCTGGGCCTGCCGCCGCGCCGCATCATGTTCCGCCACCTGCTGCCGAACTGCCTGCCGCCGCTGATCGTGATCGCCGCGCTGCAGGTGGCGTCGGCCATCACGCTGGAGGCCACGCTGTCGTTCCTGGGGCTGGGCGTGCCCGTGACGGAGCCGTCGCTGGGCATGCTGATCGCTAACGGCCAGCAGTACATGCTGTCAGGCAAGTACTGGATCAGCTTCTTCCCCGGCATCGCGCTGGTCATCACGATCGTCGCGATGAACCTCGTGGCCGACCAGTTGCGCGACGTGCTGAACCCGCGCCTGCAGACCCAATAA
- a CDS encoding ABC transporter ATP-binding protein produces the protein MTQPTLVVEHLKTQFFTRAGVARAVDDVSFSVGRGEIMGLVGESGSGKSMTGYSIMGLIDPPGKVVDGRIALTSRDGVTRDLRALTPAQQRDVRGNRIAMIFQDPMMTLNPVLRIDTQMIEAVRAHDNVSKAAARERARNALARVGIPSPDERLLAYPHQFSGGMRQRVAIAIALLNKPDLIIADEPTTALDVTIQGQILYEMQTLCRESGTALIWITHDLSVVAGLADKVCVMYAGRIVESGDVRQVLERPEHPYTHGLIGSAPSRNPRGTPLRQIPGMTPSLLNLPGGCAFRNRCPYATDVCKTDPPLDVTPDGRQLRCFHPVHAQQEAA, from the coding sequence ATGACACAGCCCACCCTGGTCGTGGAACACCTCAAGACGCAATTCTTCACGCGTGCCGGCGTGGCGCGGGCCGTCGACGACGTCTCGTTCTCGGTCGGCCGTGGCGAGATCATGGGCCTGGTCGGCGAATCGGGCTCGGGCAAGTCGATGACCGGCTATTCGATCATGGGCTTGATCGATCCGCCGGGCAAGGTCGTGGACGGCCGCATCGCCCTGACCAGCCGCGACGGCGTGACGCGCGACCTGCGCGCGCTGACGCCGGCCCAGCAGCGCGACGTGCGCGGCAACCGCATCGCCATGATCTTCCAGGACCCGATGATGACGCTGAACCCCGTGCTGCGCATCGACACCCAGATGATCGAGGCGGTGCGCGCGCACGACAACGTCAGCAAGGCCGCCGCGCGCGAACGGGCCCGCAACGCGCTGGCCCGCGTGGGTATCCCGTCGCCGGACGAGCGGCTGCTGGCCTATCCGCACCAGTTCTCGGGCGGCATGCGGCAGCGCGTGGCCATCGCCATCGCGCTGCTGAACAAGCCCGACCTGATCATCGCCGACGAACCGACCACGGCGCTGGACGTCACCATCCAGGGCCAGATCCTCTACGAGATGCAGACGCTGTGCCGCGAATCGGGCACGGCCCTGATCTGGATCACGCACGACCTGTCCGTGGTGGCCGGCCTGGCCGACAAGGTCTGCGTGATGTACGCGGGCCGCATCGTCGAATCGGGCGATGTCCGCCAGGTGCTGGAGCGCCCGGAGCATCCCTATACGCACGGGCTGATCGGCTCGGCGCCGTCGCGCAACCCGCGCGGCACGCCGCTGCGGCAGATCCCGGGCATGACGCCGTCGCTGCTGAACCTGCCGGGCGGCTGCGCGTTCCGCAACCGCTGTCCCTACGCCACCGACGTCTGCAAGACCGATCCGCCGCTCGACGTCACGCCCGACGGCCGCCAGTTGCGTTGCTTCCACCCGGTGCACGCCCAGCAGGAGGCCGCATGA
- a CDS encoding ABC transporter ATP-binding protein, producing the protein MNTPVIDNPAAAPLPAETATPPAPLLELRGVSKRFVKTLDVAAKLANVFGAKQKMEVVHAVDKVDLAIRTGEVVGLVGESGCGKSTLGRMAVGLHTLTEGERFWRGTNLDRLPPDKKREKQLGIQMIFQDPYASLNPRLRVLDIVGEAPVVHGMVDKGAQQAYVEDMLVRVGMDPTVLRRFPHQFSGGQRARIGIARALAVKPEFLVCDESVAALDVSIQAQVLNLFMRLREELNLTYLFISHDLGVVKHISDRVVIMYLGRVVESAPTDQVFAAPNHPYTQALLAEAPKLEVGKKTYVAIRGEIPSPLHPPTGCHFHPRCPHAMPRCTTEQPALKEIAPLRWSACHLNDMG; encoded by the coding sequence ATGAACACGCCCGTGATCGACAACCCGGCCGCCGCGCCGCTGCCCGCCGAAACGGCCACGCCGCCGGCGCCGCTGCTGGAATTGCGCGGCGTGTCCAAGCGCTTCGTCAAGACGCTGGACGTGGCGGCCAAGCTGGCCAACGTCTTCGGCGCGAAACAGAAGATGGAAGTGGTGCACGCCGTGGACAAGGTGGACCTGGCCATCCGCACCGGCGAGGTGGTGGGGCTGGTGGGCGAATCGGGCTGCGGCAAGTCCACGCTCGGCCGCATGGCCGTGGGCCTGCATACGCTGACCGAGGGCGAGCGGTTCTGGCGCGGCACCAACCTGGACCGCCTGCCGCCCGACAAGAAGCGCGAGAAGCAGCTTGGCATCCAGATGATCTTCCAGGACCCGTACGCGTCGCTGAACCCGCGCCTGCGCGTGCTGGACATCGTCGGCGAGGCGCCCGTGGTGCACGGCATGGTCGACAAGGGCGCCCAGCAGGCCTACGTCGAGGACATGCTGGTGCGCGTGGGCATGGACCCGACCGTGCTGCGGCGCTTTCCGCACCAGTTCTCGGGCGGCCAGCGGGCCCGCATCGGCATCGCGCGGGCGCTGGCGGTCAAGCCGGAATTCCTGGTCTGCGACGAATCGGTGGCCGCGCTGGACGTGTCGATCCAGGCCCAGGTGCTGAACCTGTTCATGCGCCTGCGCGAAGAGCTGAACCTGACCTACCTGTTCATCAGCCACGACCTGGGCGTGGTCAAGCACATCAGCGACCGCGTGGTGATCATGTACCTGGGCCGCGTGGTGGAGTCCGCGCCCACCGACCAGGTGTTCGCGGCGCCCAACCATCCGTACACCCAGGCGCTGCTGGCCGAGGCGCCCAAGCTCGAAGTCGGCAAGAAAACCTACGTGGCGATCCGCGGCGAGATTCCGTCGCCGCTCCATCCCCCCACGGGCTGCCACTTCCACCCGCGCTGCCCGCACGCGATGCCCCGCTGCACCACCGAACAGCCCGCGCTGAAGGAAATCGCCCCGTTGCGGTGGTCGGCTTGCCATCTGAATGACATGGGCTAG
- a CDS encoding ABC transporter substrate-binding protein yields MGFTYGVKRRRVVGLMMAAALAASGATGAAFAANTTAGESGVTADTILLGQSAALSGPTAVLGKQMNAGARLYFDAVNSQGGVFGRKIELRVLDDAYEPDEAIKNTKKLIEEDHVFALFGYVGTPTSQAALPLVNQARIPFFAPFTGAQTLREPHSRYVFHVRAGYEEETAAIVRQIRTTGLKRIAVVYNDDGYGKAGLAGIEHAIKSLPADSGVKLVAQSSVIRNTVEIGDAMQEAMKAKPDAVVLISAYRTAGAFVKEALRRNYSGQFYNVSFVGTQALAKEVGPQGSGVIISQVMPHPGNATLPVVREYLRLLQAAGKQNAFDYASIEGFIAAKAFVEGLRRAGKDLTRERFVMALESMRNVDLGGFIVQFGPDNHVGSKFVEMTIINSRGVVIR; encoded by the coding sequence ATGGGTTTCACATACGGGGTCAAGCGCCGGCGCGTGGTCGGCCTGATGATGGCGGCCGCGCTCGCGGCCAGCGGCGCCACCGGGGCCGCCTTTGCCGCGAACACCACGGCCGGCGAGTCCGGCGTTACCGCCGACACCATCCTGCTCGGCCAGTCCGCCGCGCTGTCCGGCCCCACCGCGGTGCTCGGCAAGCAGATGAACGCCGGCGCCCGCCTCTACTTCGACGCCGTGAACAGCCAGGGCGGCGTGTTCGGCCGCAAGATCGAACTCCGCGTGCTGGACGACGCCTACGAGCCCGACGAGGCCATCAAGAACACGAAGAAGCTGATCGAGGAAGACCACGTCTTTGCGCTATTCGGCTACGTGGGCACGCCGACCAGCCAGGCCGCGCTGCCGCTGGTCAACCAGGCACGCATCCCGTTCTTCGCGCCGTTCACGGGCGCCCAGACGCTGCGCGAGCCGCACAGCCGCTATGTGTTCCACGTGCGGGCCGGCTACGAGGAGGAGACGGCCGCCATCGTGCGCCAGATCCGCACCACCGGGCTCAAGCGCATCGCCGTCGTCTACAACGATGATGGCTACGGCAAGGCCGGGCTGGCCGGCATCGAGCACGCGATCAAGTCGCTGCCGGCCGACAGCGGCGTGAAGCTGGTGGCGCAGTCCAGCGTGATCCGCAACACCGTGGAGATTGGCGACGCGATGCAGGAGGCCATGAAGGCCAAGCCCGACGCCGTGGTGCTGATCAGCGCCTACCGGACGGCCGGCGCGTTCGTGAAGGAGGCGCTGCGCCGCAACTACAGCGGGCAGTTCTACAACGTGTCGTTCGTCGGCACGCAGGCGCTGGCCAAGGAAGTGGGCCCGCAAGGCAGCGGCGTGATCATCTCGCAGGTGATGCCCCACCCGGGCAATGCCACGCTGCCCGTGGTGCGCGAATACCTGCGCCTGCTCCAGGCCGCCGGCAAGCAGAACGCGTTCGACTACGCCAGCATCGAAGGCTTCATCGCCGCCAAGGCATTCGTCGAGGGCCTGCGCCGCGCCGGCAAGGACCTGACCCGCGAGCGCTTTGTCATGGCGCTGGAAAGCATGCGCAACGTCGACCTGGGCGGCTTCATCGTCCAGTTCGGCCCGGACAACCACGTGGGCTCGAAATTCGTCGAAATGACGATCATCAACTCGCGGGGGGTGGTGATACGGTAG
- a CDS encoding molybdopterin-containing oxidoreductase family protein — protein sequence MATRIVRAACPHDCPDTCALLVTVEDGRATKVAGDPDHPTTGGVLCTKVSRYTERTYHPDRVLTPLRRVGRKGEGRFEPISWDAALDEIATRLTAIAARNPEAIVPYSYAGTMGLVQGESMAARFFHKLGASLLDRTICANAGATALRYTYGASVGMDIEHVVDAKLVIIWGGNPIASNLHFWTRVQEAKRRGATLVAIDPYRSLTAEKCHRHIAPMPGTDGALALAMIHVLIRDGLLDHDYIARHTVGFDALRERAMDFPPATAAGICGVPVEDIEWLAGLYGRMAVTDRQPVAIRLNYGMQRVRGGGQAVRAVACLPSLVGAWRHAAGGLQLSTSGFFPVDTAALQRPDLLPDWPRVPRTVNMSTIGDALLDDGTQGNGPKIEAVVVYNSNPVAVAPESSKVAQGFGREDLFTVVLEHFRTDTADYADIVLPATTQLEHVDVHKTYGHVYFMANNQAVAPLGQALPNTEIFRRLAARMGFTDPCFADSDETIASQAILRGDARAEGISWETLKDKGWQRLNIGAAPFANGGFPSASGKCEFYSEAMARDGLDPVPAYVPPYETPASAPELAARYPLSMISPPARNFLNSSFVNVDSLRATEGEPHLDIHPADAAARGIAHGDMVRAYNDRGSMQARARVTDKARQGLVVGLSIWWKKLAPDGKNANELTSQRLTDLGRAPVFYDCLVEVEAVRTGALAS from the coding sequence ATGGCCACCCGCATCGTCCGTGCCGCCTGTCCCCATGATTGCCCCGATACCTGTGCGCTGCTCGTCACCGTCGAGGACGGCCGCGCCACCAAGGTTGCCGGCGACCCGGACCATCCCACCACCGGCGGCGTGCTCTGCACCAAGGTGTCGCGCTACACCGAGCGCACCTACCACCCCGACCGCGTGCTGACGCCGCTGCGCCGCGTGGGCCGCAAGGGCGAGGGCCGGTTCGAGCCGATCTCGTGGGACGCCGCGCTCGATGAGATCGCCACTCGCCTGACCGCCATCGCCGCCCGCAACCCGGAGGCCATCGTGCCGTACAGCTACGCCGGCACGATGGGGCTGGTGCAAGGCGAAAGCATGGCCGCGCGGTTCTTCCACAAGCTCGGCGCGTCGCTGCTCGATCGCACGATCTGTGCCAATGCCGGCGCCACGGCGCTGCGCTACACCTATGGCGCGAGCGTGGGGATGGACATCGAGCACGTGGTCGACGCGAAGCTGGTGATCATCTGGGGCGGCAACCCGATCGCGTCGAACCTGCATTTCTGGACGCGCGTGCAGGAGGCCAAGCGCCGCGGCGCCACGCTGGTGGCGATCGATCCGTACCGGTCGCTGACGGCCGAGAAATGCCATCGCCACATCGCGCCGATGCCCGGCACCGACGGCGCGCTGGCGCTGGCGATGATCCACGTGCTGATCCGCGACGGCCTGCTGGACCACGACTACATCGCCCGGCACACGGTGGGCTTCGACGCGTTGCGCGAGCGGGCGATGGACTTTCCGCCGGCCACGGCCGCCGGCATCTGCGGCGTGCCGGTGGAAGACATCGAATGGCTGGCCGGCCTGTACGGCAGGATGGCCGTCACGGACCGCCAGCCGGTGGCCATCCGCCTGAACTACGGCATGCAGCGCGTGCGCGGCGGCGGCCAGGCCGTGCGCGCCGTGGCGTGCCTGCCGTCGCTGGTGGGCGCCTGGCGGCATGCGGCCGGCGGGCTGCAACTGTCGACGTCGGGCTTCTTCCCGGTGGACACCGCCGCGCTGCAGCGTCCGGACCTGCTGCCCGACTGGCCGCGCGTGCCGCGCACGGTCAACATGAGCACCATCGGCGACGCGCTGCTGGACGACGGCACGCAGGGCAACGGCCCGAAGATCGAGGCCGTGGTGGTCTACAACAGCAACCCGGTGGCCGTGGCGCCGGAATCGTCGAAGGTGGCCCAGGGGTTCGGGCGCGAAGACCTGTTCACCGTGGTGCTGGAACACTTCCGCACCGATACGGCCGACTACGCCGACATCGTGCTGCCGGCCACGACCCAGCTCGAACACGTGGACGTGCACAAGACCTACGGCCACGTCTACTTCATGGCCAACAACCAGGCCGTCGCCCCGCTGGGCCAGGCGCTGCCCAACACCGAGATCTTCCGCCGCCTGGCCGCGCGGATGGGCTTCACCGACCCGTGCTTTGCCGATAGCGACGAGACCATCGCCAGCCAGGCCATCCTGCGCGGCGACGCGCGCGCCGAGGGCATCAGTTGGGAGACGCTGAAGGACAAGGGCTGGCAGCGGCTCAACATCGGCGCCGCGCCGTTCGCCAACGGCGGCTTCCCGTCGGCGTCGGGCAAGTGCGAGTTCTATTCGGAAGCGATGGCCCGCGACGGGCTCGACCCCGTGCCGGCCTACGTGCCGCCGTACGAGACCCCGGCCTCGGCGCCGGAGCTGGCCGCCCGCTACCCGCTGTCGATGATCTCGCCGCCGGCGCGCAACTTCCTCAACAGCTCGTTCGTCAACGTGGACAGCCTGCGCGCCACCGAAGGCGAGCCGCACCTGGACATCCACCCGGCGGACGCCGCCGCGCGGGGCATTGCCCATGGCGACATGGTGCGCGCCTACAACGACCGCGGCAGCATGCAGGCACGCGCCCGCGTGACCGACAAGGCCCGGCAGGGGCTGGTGGTGGGGCTGTCGATCTGGTGGAAGAAGCTGGCGCCGGACGGCAAGAACGCCAACGAGCTGACCAGCCAGCGCCTGACCGACCTGGGCCGCGCGCCGGTGTTCTATGACTGCCTCGTGGAAGTGGAGGCGGTGCGCACCGGGGCCCTGGCATCATGA